In Anguilla rostrata isolate EN2019 chromosome 1, ASM1855537v3, whole genome shotgun sequence, a genomic segment contains:
- the LOC135257511 gene encoding kelch-like protein 38 — MPRFAFWDEGTPDSRNRLSLNDTDKEYRMDRPMLEFYQYKDSELSSHLLSQLNGLRQERIFTDVLLCSDSEEIPCHRTILVSSSPYFRAMFCSNFRERQQTRVDLKGISASILGDIVDYVYTGSVTITMEMVLPLMQAASMLQYPRLFEACSAFLQGQLSPDNCLSMVRLSEILHCASLREKAREMAVQSFSDVAASEDFRELPLPELMCYLEDDRLCAEEEQVFETLLAWIHHDPFYRRGAIHDLFKKVRLRYIHPTYLFQFIANDPLIQSSTLCTEIIESVRRLMLSVSSQWPGDLGPPWVAPRRYTCRETLVVVGGRKNGEQTSREALLYDERTQRWQRLAKLPVRLYRAAYVCIHSILYVLGGLTMGIGGGTVSANVYTLSLKTNQWRVAEPMRRPRYAHQSISYMHFIFVLGGIGPEKRISGAVERYNSMFDLWEPMAPMPTPVLHPAVAAVDQRIYVFGGEDAMQNPVRMIQVYHITRNLWSRLETRTVKNVCAPAVTMEGKIYIIGGYTRRVIAYDTKANKFVKCKNMKERRMHHAASVIDNKLYVTGGRYITSNDVIEDSDAFECYDPNTDAWTCKGTLPYKLFDHGSLPLFCVSNKPHPP; from the exons ATGCCACGCTTTGCGTTTTGGGATGAAGGTACCCCAGATTCAAGAAACAGATTGAGCCTAAATGACACAGACAAGGAGTACAG AATGGACAGGCCAATGCTCGAGTTCTACCAGTACAAGGACAGTGAGCTTTCCTCACACCTTCTCTCCCAGCTGAATGGCCTGAGGCAGGAGAGGATCTTCACAGACGTCCTCCTCTGCTCGGACAGCGAGGAGATCCCTTGCCACAGGACCATCCTGGTGTCCAGCAGCCCCTACTTCCGGGCCATGTTCTGCAGCAACTTCAGGGAGCGCCAGCAGACCCGGGTCGACCTGAAGGGCATCTCGGCCAGCATCCTCGGCGACATCGTGGACTACGTGTACACCGGTTCCGTCACCATCACCATGGAGATGGTCCTGCCCCTGATGCAGGCCGCCTCCATGCTGCAGTACCCCCGGCTCTTCGAGGCGTGCTCGGCCTTCCTGCAGGGGCAGCTGAGCCCGGACAACTGCCTGAGCATGGTCCGGCTGTCGGAGATCCTCCACTGTGCCAGCCTCCGGGAGAAGGCCCGGGAGATGGCCGTGCAGAGCTTCTCGGACGTGGCCGCCTCTGAGGACTTCCGCGAGCTCCCGCTGCCCGAGCTCATGTGCTACCTGGAGGACGACCGCCTGTGTGCCGAGGAGGAGCAGGTCTTCGAGACGCTCCTGGCCTGGATCCACCACGACCCCTTCTACCGCCGCGGCGCCATCCACGACCTCTTCAAGAAGGTCCGCCTGCGCTACATCCACCCCACCTACCTCTTCCAGTTCATCGCCAACGACCCGCTCATCCAGTCCTCCACCCTGTGCACGGAGATCATCGAGTCGGTGCGGAGGCTGATGCTCTCCGTCAGCTCCCAGTGGCCCGGCGACCTGGGCCCGCCGTGGGTGGCGCCGCGGCGCTACACCTGCCGCGAGacgctggtggtggtgggcgggCGCAAGAACGGCGAGCAGACGTCGCGCGAGGCGCTGCTCTACGACGAGCGGACCCAGCGCTGGCAGCGGCTGGCCAAGCTGCCCGTGCGGCTGTACCGGGCCGCCTACGTCTGCATCCACAGCATCCTGTACGTGCTGGGCGGGCTCACCATGGGCATCGGGGGGGGCACAGTCAGCGCCAACGTCTACACGCTGTCGCTGAAGACCAACCAGTGGAGGGTGGCCGAGCCCATGCGGAGGCCCCGCTATGCCCACCAGAGCATCTCCTACATGCACTTCATCTTCGTCCTGGGAGGGATCGGGCCCGAGAAGCGCATCTCCGGGGCCGTGGAGCGGTACAACAGCATGTTCGACCTGTGGGAGCCCATGGCCCCCATGCCCACGCCTGTCCTCCACCCGGCCGTGGCCGCCGTCGACCAAAGGATCTACGTCTTCGGTGGGGAGGACGCCATGCAGAACCCCGTCAGGATGATACAG GTGTACCACATCACTCGGAACCTGTGGTCCAGGCTGGAGACCAGGACCGTGAAAAATGTGTGCGCCCCCGCTGTCACCATGGAGGGCAAAATCTACATCATAGGAG GCTACACAAGGAGAGTTATTGCTTATGACACCAAAGCCAACAAGTTCGTGAAGTGCAAGAACATGAAGGAGAGGAGGATGCATCACGCTGCCTCCGTGATCGACAACAAGCTGTACGTGACGGGCGGCCGTTACATCACCAGCAACGACGTCATCGAGGACTCGGACGCCTTCGAGTGCTATGACCCCAACACAGATGCGTGGACCTGCAAAGGGACGCTGCCATACAAGCTCTTCGATCATggctctcttcccctcttctgCGTCTCCAACAAACCTCACCCGCCCTGA
- the fbxo32 gene encoding F-box only protein 32, with product MPFLGQDWRSPGQSWVKTEEGWKKFSDDKNNNVTELKSYCKEEEFYKENLLLSMGYDMAAKKRKKDLLNNNTKIPYFHKDKWIYVHKASTKERHGYCTLGEAFNRLDFSSAIMDTRRFNYVVRLLELIAKSQLPSLSGVAQKNYMNILEKVVQKVLENQQNVRPIKELLQTLYVSLCSLVQDMGKSVLVGNINIWVYRMESILQWQQQLDNIQINRPTTKGMTLTDLPACLQLNIMQRLSDGRDLVSLGQVSPDLNALTEDRLLWKRLCQYHFTERQIRKRVILSDKGHLEWKRMYFKLCRCYPRKEQYSDTLQFCTHCHILFWKDTNHPCTANNAESCCMPVSPQGFINLFKY from the exons ATGCCATTTCTTGGACAAGACTGGAGATCGCCTGGGCAGAGCTGGGTAAAAACAGAGGAAGGCTGGAAAAAATTTTCAGACGACAAGAATAACAATGTCACTGAATTGAAAAG CTACTGCAAAGAAGAGGAGTTCTACAAAGAAAATCTGCTGCTTTCCATGGGTTATGACATGGCCGCTAAGAAGCGCAAGAAGGACCTTCTGAACAACAACACAAAGATTCCTT ACTTCCACAAAGACAAATGGATATACGTCCACAAAGCAAGCACCAAAGAG CGCCATGGATATTGTACGCTAGGGGAGGCCTTCAACAGACTGGACTTCTCCAGCGCCATCATGGACACCAGAAGATTCAATTACGTCGTGAGG CTACTGGAGCTGATAGCCAAATCCCAACTGCCGTCGCTGAGTGGAGTGGCACAGAAGAACTACATGAACATTCTGGAAAAAGTTGTGCAGAAAG TGCTGGAGAACCAGCAGAACGTGCGGCCCATTAAGGAGCTCCTGCAGACGCTGTACGTGTCCCTCTGCAGCCTGGTGCAGGACATGGGCAAGTCCGTGCTGGTGGGCAACATCAACATCTGGGTGTACCGCATGGAGAGCATCctgcagtggcagcagcagctggacaACATCCAGATCAACAGG CCCACCACCAAGGGAATGACGCTGACGGACCTGCCCGCATGCCTGCAGCTGAACATTATGCAGAGGCTGTCGGACGGGCGGGACCTGGTCAGCCTGGGCCAGGTGTCTCCCGACCTCAATGCCCTCACTGAAGACCGCCTGCTGTGGAAGAGGCTGTGCCAGTATCACTTCACTGAGAGACAG ATCCGGAAGCGCGTGATACTGTCAGACAAGGGCCATCTGGAGTGGAAGAGAATGTATTTCAAGCTCTGCCGGTGTTACCCCCGCAAGGAGCAGTACAGCGACACCCTGCAGTTCTGCACACACTGCCACATCCTCTTCTGGAAG GACACAAACCATCCCTGCACAGCCAACAACGCAGAGAGCTGCTGTATGCCTGTGTCTCCACAGGGCTTCATCAACCTCTTCAAGTACTGA